The following nucleotide sequence is from Corynebacterium hindlerae.
CAGTGCTTCGTCCCAGTTCGTCTCCGGACTCCTCCTCGCCGGTGCTCGCTACGGCGAAGGCCTGACAGTCCGCCACTGTGGTGGGCGCCTGCCGAGCATGCCTCACGTGGAGATGACGGTGGATATGCTGCGACAAGCCGGGGTAAGTGTGGATACCTCTGTGGCGAACCAGTGGCGTGTTGCCCCAGGCCCCATCGAAGGCCGTGTCTGGGCTATCGAACCAGACCTGTCCAATGCCACCCCGTTCCTCGCCGCCGCAGCGGTCACCGGGGGCCAGGTGGCCATCCACGATTGGCCGACCGCCACTCACCAAGCCGGTGACGCGATCCGTGGCATTCTGGAGCAGATGGGATGCACCACGGAGTTCCGCGCCAACGGCGAAACCAATGACCTGGTGGTGACGGGTCCTGAACCCGGCTCCCTCCGGGGCATTGACATCGACCTGGGCGATATTGGTGAGCTCACCCCTACCGTCGCCGCGTTGGCTGCCCTCGCGAGCACTCCGAGCAGACTGGAAGGGATCGCGCACCTGCGCGGGCACGAGACCGACCGACTCGCCGCCTTGTCCACGGAGATCAACGCCCTCGGGGGCAATTGCGTGGAGTTTGAAGACGGCCTGATCATCACCCCAGCGCCACTGAAGGGTGGGGTGTGGCACTCCTACGCCGATCACCGTATGGCCACCGCCGGCGCGATCATCGGGCTGGTCACCTCCGACGTCACCGTGGAAGACATCGGCACCACCTCCAAGACGCTGCCAGGTTTCGAGCTCATGTGGCAGGCCATGATCGATGGCTAGGCGACGCTACTTCGACGAATCCGACGTCCGGGTCCGCCCTGGCAAGGGTTCGCGCCCGCGTACAAAGGATCGCCCCGCCCACGAGAACGCGAGAGTGGGCATGGTGGTATCCAAAGACCGGGGTCGCTGGGGAGTAGTGCTCGATGGGCACACGGATCCCATCGTCTGCATGCGCGCCCGCGAGTTGGGGCGCACCAACATCGTGGTGGGAGACCGCGTCGGGGTGGTCGGAGACACCTCCGGTAAACCGGGCACGCTCGCCCGTATTATTCGACTCGAGGATCGCACCAGCGTGCTGCGGCGAACCGCGGACGATACCGACCCGTACGAACGCATCGTGGTCGGCAATGCCGACCAGCTCCTGATTGTCTCGGCAGTGGCTGATCCCCCGCCACGCGCTGGCTTTGTGGAACGGGCGCTTGTGGCAGCGTTCGTCGGTAAGCTGAAGCCAATCTTGTGTTTGACCAAGTCAGATCTCGCTGACCCTAGTGAGTTCGCCGCGGAGTTTGCTGATCTCGACGTCCCGGTGGTGATTGCCGGGATCGACGATGACATTACCGCCATCACCAGCATGGTATCTGGGCATGTCACCGCATTGATCGGGCATTCCGGGGTCGGGAAATCGACGTTGGTCAACCGACTCGTGCCTGACGCGGATCGGGCAACGGGCGAGGTGTCGGGCGTCGGTAAGGGGCGCCACACATCCACGCAGTCAGTAGCTCTCAAGCTCCCCGGCGACGGCTGGATCATCGACACCCCCGGCATCCGTTCCTTCGGGCTGGCGCACGTCGACGCGGACACCGTGGTCGGGGTATTCGACGACCTCGCGGAAGCTGCCGAACAGTGCCCACGTGGCTGCACCCACATGGGCCCACCAGCTGACCCGGAATGCGCCCTCGATGAACTAGAGGGCGCATCTCTGCGACGAGTCACCGCGGTCCGCAAACTCCTCACCGCACTACGATCCAACGACGACTGGGAACTCGGCATAGAAAAGGACTCATAACCGCAATGGAACGCCTCCCCTTGGAGCACACGTCAATCAGTCGACTTTCGCTGTACGCCGTGATCACTGGGGCCCTCACCGGTCTGGGCGTAGCGGCGCTGAACTGGGCGGTGATTTTCACCGAACGGGCGGTGTTTGGGGTGGATCACCTGGTCAATCATGATCCGACGTCTGCGGTTTCGCCACTGAGGTTATCCCTCACCCTCATCGGGTTAGGTTTCATCCTGTCTTGGGCCTGGTTCTTGTTAGACCGGAGCGGGTCTGAGCAGGTGTCGGTTCCGGAGGCGATGTTCGGAAAGAAGATGCCCGTCCTCACCACGCTCTGCTCCGCTTTTATTCAAGTCATGTCTGTGGCTGCGGGTGCCCAGGTCGGTCGCGAGAACGCTCCCCGACTGATGGGTGCGCTCTGGGGCTCTCG
It contains:
- the aroA gene encoding 3-phosphoshikimate 1-carboxyvinyltransferase, with amino-acid sequence MDSQGLALWQAPVADGPVSWNGSIPGSKSMTNRALILAALGSYPSTIKNALVSRDTDLMMSALEQLGAAITRTEPSHGSPTTTIRVEPGELSGGTIYCGLAGTVMRFVPPVAALSDGTVFFDGDVQARVRPMDTILNALRDLGVSVDGTALPFTIHGTGAVRGGTVELDASASSQFVSGLLLAGARYGEGLTVRHCGGRLPSMPHVEMTVDMLRQAGVSVDTSVANQWRVAPGPIEGRVWAIEPDLSNATPFLAAAAVTGGQVAIHDWPTATHQAGDAIRGILEQMGCTTEFRANGETNDLVVTGPEPGSLRGIDIDLGDIGELTPTVAALAALASTPSRLEGIAHLRGHETDRLAALSTEINALGGNCVEFEDGLIITPAPLKGGVWHSYADHRMATAGAIIGLVTSDVTVEDIGTTSKTLPGFELMWQAMIDG
- the rsgA gene encoding ribosome small subunit-dependent GTPase A, whose translation is MARRRYFDESDVRVRPGKGSRPRTKDRPAHENARVGMVVSKDRGRWGVVLDGHTDPIVCMRARELGRTNIVVGDRVGVVGDTSGKPGTLARIIRLEDRTSVLRRTADDTDPYERIVVGNADQLLIVSAVADPPPRAGFVERALVAAFVGKLKPILCLTKSDLADPSEFAAEFADLDVPVVIAGIDDDITAITSMVSGHVTALIGHSGVGKSTLVNRLVPDADRATGEVSGVGKGRHTSTQSVALKLPGDGWIIDTPGIRSFGLAHVDADTVVGVFDDLAEAAEQCPRGCTHMGPPADPECALDELEGASLRRVTAVRKLLTALRSNDDWELGIEKDS